In Macaca fascicularis isolate 582-1 chromosome 12, T2T-MFA8v1.1, the genomic stretch TGCAAGAGCGTCTCCTGCTCAACCTCGATGCATCTTACACAGGAACATGTTCTTGATACAGACGATGTTACAGGAAGGAAAAGCATTTGGGAGAATGCTCGGAAAATGATCACGAATGTAAGAATTCAGTTGAGATTCACTAAAAGTGGCACAAAGGTTCCCACCATAAAAACCCTCTGTCCAAAGAGGAGTCACTCACATAAAACACCCACGTTCAACCAACAGAAACGCACCTTCCTCTCTTCTGAGTTGGGCTGTGAAGAGCTGCCCTGGTCTCCCGGTCTTACGATGTTGACTACCCCATCTGAGGCACCCTGGGAACTGGCCTGGCATCCAGAGCCCTGGGGGTCTGACAGCCTGGGTCTTTTTGCAGGGAAATGATGGTCCCTCTTGGTGGCACGAGCAACACATGTAGATGAATGAGCCTCAATTGCAGTTGAGCCCAGTAGACTTTTTCTGCACCCCAGGGGTGATGATGGCAACTTCTGGAAACCCTGGAAGTGAGGGTCTGGATTTAATTTTCCTAAGAAGCCTTCTGTTTGATACCGAACTTCCATACTTGCTTTACCTGTAGACACTCCAATACATGAAGGCGCCTTCATCTGCTCAGGAGATCTGAGGCAGTACTTTTGATGAAGCTTGTCAAATTCTTCTTTAATTTCATCATAACGATTCCTTCTGTGGCCTAGCACTTCTTTATCTGGGCCTGAAAGAGTTTTGATGGGTGACACTGACTTTCTAAATATTCCAGAACTGTTCCCTTGAACGTGAAGATCAGAGGTCTGTTGCGGGCGAGCTGGGCTGTGTGTGGGGTTGGCCTTTGGAAGTGAAGAAGAATTGCTCTTGGGCAGGCACCTACCTGCTTTCAGAGATCCTTTGGCCAGGTTTTCAAAAGCCTCGCTTAAActtcttgcttttgctttgctgGAAGGTAAACTCAGCTTGCAGGTTTCTAAGCCCTGAAGGCCACCAGGACTCGCAGGACCCCCTTTGTACACGTTCATGGCCCAGGAGTCTGGGAGGCCCATCTGGGGAGGCTGGTTCCTGGGACTCAAGCAATATTCCCGATGAAGCTGATCAAATCGCGTTTCAATCTCCCTCTGACGGTTCTCTCTATGGCCCTGTTGTATTCTTGGTCTGGAAACTATTTTTACAGGagaaattaaccattttaatgtCCTAAATCTATCTTCCTGATCAAGATTATACGTTGCACTGGAGTTGAAATAAATCAAGGAAGAATACTTCGAGGGTGTCACTTTCAGCTCCTTCCAACTTGGATCTAACTTATGGATTTGGGGTTTGTTGACTTCAAGAAAAGCTTTTTCCAATTTTAAACCTGTCGTATGGCAAGGA encodes the following:
- the HJURP gene encoding Holliday junction recognition protein isoform X2, with the translated sequence MESEDVEDDPLLQKLRASRRRFQRRMQLLIEKYNQPFEDTPVVQMATLTYETPQGLRIWGGRLIKERNEREIQDSPVRPADRTDGSVQAAARGPEFSSHRTVLGADSKSGDINATSDQEESVAWALAYAGDRAGKDAHVTPLPSLASPAMPAPGYYSHVSGKSPGDPAKPASSPREWDPSHPSSTDMALVPRNDSLSLQETSSSSFLSSQHFEDDDICNVTISDLYAGMLHSMSRLLSTKPSSIISTKTFIMQNWNSRSRHRGKSRMNKTYCKGARRSQRSSKENFVPCCEPVKDTGAIRDCKNVLDVPCHTTGLKLEKAFLEVNKPQIHKLDPSWKELKVTPSKYSSLIYFNSSATYNLDQEDRFRTLKWLISPVKIVSRPRIQQGHRENRQREIETRFDQLHREYCLSPRNQPPQMGLPDSWAMNVYKGGPASPGGLQGLETCKLSLPSSKAKARSLSEAFENLAKGSLKAGRCLPKSNSSSLPKANPTHSPARPQQTSDLHVQGNSSGIFRKSVSPIKTLSGPDKEVLGHRRNRYDEIKEEFDKLHQKYCLRSPEQMKAPSCIGVSTGKASMEVRYQTEGFLGKLNPDPHFQGFQKLPSSPLGCRKSLLGSTAIEAHSSTCVARATKRDHHFPAKRPRLSDPQGSGCQASSQGASDGVVNIVRPGDQGSSSQPNSEERKRKEHVLQDGREVILC
- the HJURP gene encoding Holliday junction recognition protein isoform X3, with the protein product MPAPGYYSHVSGKSPGDPAKPASSPREWDPSHPSSTDMALVPRNDSLSLQETSSSSFLSSQHFEDDDICNVTISDLYAGMLHSMSRLLSTKPSSIISTKTFIMQNWNSRSRHRGKSRMNKTYCKGARRSQRSSKENFVPCCEPVKDTGAIRDCKNVLDVPCHTTGLKLEKAFLEVNKPQIHKLDPSWKELKVTPSKYSSLIYFNSSATYNLDQEDRFRTLKWLISPVKIVSRPRIQQGHRENRQREIETRFDQLHREYCLSPRNQPPQMGLPDSWAMNVYKGGPASPGGLQGLETCKLSLPSSKAKARSLSEAFENLAKGSLKAGRCLPKSNSSSLPKANPTHSPARPQQTSDLHVQGNSSGIFRKSVSPIKTLSGPDKEVLGHRRNRYDEIKEEFDKLHQKYCLRSPEQMKAPSCIGVSTGKASMEVRYQTEGFLGKLNPDPHFQGFQKLPSSPLGCRKSLLGSTAIEAHSSTCVARATKRDHHFPAKRPRLSDPQGSGCQASSQGASDGVVNIVRPGDQGSSSQPNSEERKRKEHVLQDGREVILC
- the HJURP gene encoding Holliday junction recognition protein isoform X1, which gives rise to MESEDVEDDPLLQKLRASRRRFQRRMQLLIEKYNQPFEDTPVVQMATLTYETPQGLRIWGGRLIKERNEREIQDSPVRPADRTDGSVQAAARGPEFSSHRTVLGADSKSGDINATSDQEESVAWALAPAVPQSPLKNELRRKYLTQVDILLQSAEYFEYAGDRAGKDAHVTPLPSLASPAMPAPGYYSHVSGKSPGDPAKPASSPREWDPSHPSSTDMALVPRNDSLSLQETSSSSFLSSQHFEDDDICNVTISDLYAGMLHSMSRLLSTKPSSIISTKTFIMQNWNSRSRHRGKSRMNKTYCKGARRSQRSSKENFVPCCEPVKDTGAIRDCKNVLDVPCHTTGLKLEKAFLEVNKPQIHKLDPSWKELKVTPSKYSSLIYFNSSATYNLDQEDRFRTLKWLISPVKIVSRPRIQQGHRENRQREIETRFDQLHREYCLSPRNQPPQMGLPDSWAMNVYKGGPASPGGLQGLETCKLSLPSSKAKARSLSEAFENLAKGSLKAGRCLPKSNSSSLPKANPTHSPARPQQTSDLHVQGNSSGIFRKSVSPIKTLSGPDKEVLGHRRNRYDEIKEEFDKLHQKYCLRSPEQMKAPSCIGVSTGKASMEVRYQTEGFLGKLNPDPHFQGFQKLPSSPLGCRKSLLGSTAIEAHSSTCVARATKRDHHFPAKRPRLSDPQGSGCQASSQGASDGVVNIVRPGDQGSSSQPNSEERKRKEHVLQDGREVILC